Proteins from a single region of Thermoanaerobaculia bacterium:
- a CDS encoding DEAD/DEAH box helicase yields the protein MPFSKFGLHPDLLRGIHDMGFTRPTPIQSDAIPPAMEGRDVLACAMTGSGKTAAFVLPILHRLMSKPRRTTRALIITPTRELAAQIDEHLGQLATHTPMSGAAVFGGVGMGPQEHAFRAGVDVIVATPGRLLDHFRHPYASLAGLEILVLDEADRMLDMGFLPDIRRVLKHLPHRRQTLFFSATMPPPIVELSREILKNPALVNLERKSAPAVGITQAVYPVPQEGKLPLFLELLKRGELKTVLAFTRTKHRANRLAEFLARHGVPSDRIHGNRSQAQRTQALANFKAGKYRVLVATDIAARGIDVEALSHVVNFDVPNVPEDYIHRVGRTARAEATGDAFTFVSPEEEGDLRAIERAIGKRLPRVVLPDFDPKAAAPERFEVPLSERIAAIRARKSQERARAREKEERRRAGSAGPGRSASAAPAHRPGAAPGAPGAGGSSGRPGPGGRPRRRR from the coding sequence ATGCCTTTTTCGAAATTCGGCCTCCACCCCGACCTCCTCCGCGGAATCCACGACATGGGTTTCACGCGGCCCACCCCGATCCAGTCGGACGCGATTCCCCCCGCCATGGAGGGGCGCGACGTGCTCGCCTGCGCGATGACCGGAAGCGGCAAAACCGCGGCCTTCGTCCTTCCGATCCTCCACCGCCTGATGTCGAAGCCGCGCCGGACGACCCGCGCGCTGATCATCACCCCCACCCGCGAGCTCGCCGCGCAGATCGACGAGCATCTCGGCCAGCTCGCGACCCACACGCCCATGTCGGGCGCGGCCGTGTTCGGCGGCGTCGGCATGGGTCCGCAGGAGCACGCGTTCCGCGCGGGGGTCGACGTCATCGTCGCGACGCCGGGGCGGCTCCTCGACCATTTCCGGCATCCCTACGCGAGCCTCGCCGGGCTCGAGATCCTCGTGCTCGACGAGGCGGACCGGATGCTCGACATGGGATTCCTTCCCGACATCCGGCGGGTCCTGAAGCACCTCCCGCACCGCCGCCAGACGCTCTTCTTCTCGGCCACGATGCCGCCGCCGATCGTCGAGCTCTCCCGCGAGATCCTGAAGAACCCCGCGCTCGTCAACCTCGAGCGAAAATCCGCGCCCGCCGTCGGCATCACCCAGGCGGTGTACCCGGTGCCGCAGGAAGGGAAGCTCCCGCTCTTCCTCGAATTGCTCAAGCGCGGAGAGTTGAAGACCGTCCTCGCGTTCACGCGCACGAAGCACCGCGCGAACCGGCTGGCGGAGTTCCTCGCCCGGCACGGCGTCCCCTCCGACCGCATCCACGGGAACCGCTCGCAGGCGCAGCGCACGCAGGCGCTCGCGAACTTCAAGGCCGGCAAGTACCGGGTGCTCGTCGCGACCGACATCGCCGCACGCGGCATCGACGTCGAGGCGCTTTCGCACGTCGTCAACTTCGACGTGCCGAACGTTCCCGAGGACTACATCCACCGCGTCGGACGCACCGCCCGCGCCGAGGCGACCGGCGACGCTTTCACGTTCGTCTCGCCCGAGGAAGAGGGCGATCTCCGCGCGATCGAGCGCGCGATCGGGAAGCGCCTGCCGCGCGTCGTGCTCCCCGATTTCGACCCGAAGGCCGCCGCGCCCGAGCGCTTCGAGGTCCCCCTCTCGGAGCGCATCGCGGCGATCCGCGCGCGCAAGTCCCAGGAACGGGCGCGCGCCCGGGAGAAGGAGGAGCGGCGCAGGGCCGGCTCCGCGGGGCCGGGCCGTTCCGCTTCCGCCGCCCCGGCGCACCGCCCCGGCGCCGCACCCGGCGCTCCGGGAGCCGGCGGTTCGTCCGGACGTCCCGGGCCCGGCGGACGCCCCCGTCGCCGGCGTTAG